A DNA window from Schistocerca gregaria isolate iqSchGreg1 chromosome 2, iqSchGreg1.2, whole genome shotgun sequence contains the following coding sequences:
- the LOC126335976 gene encoding uncharacterized protein LOC126335976: MAAAAAAAAGRSAPLRGVAERRPAFRRLPPPPQPARPVSCRSVPFRAGQSPLASPSLDMTPRPGAAVAAAAAAAAAARAGVGGSIRYSNSSRQQRLQHPVSCSDKIGMHLGFKMVS, from the exons atggcagcagcagcggcggcggcagcggggcGCAGCGCGCCATTGCGTGGCGTCGCGGAGCGTCGCCCTGCGTTCCGacgcctgccgccgccgccgcagccggctCGTCCAGTTTCGTGCCGTTCCGTTCCGTTCCGGGCCGGGCAGAGCCCGCTGGCGTCGCCGTCGCTCGATATGACGCCGAGGCCCGGAG cggcggtggcggcggcggcggcggcggcggcggcagcgcgggCGGGCGTGGGCGGATCAATACGgtacagcaacagcagcagacaGCAGCGGCTTCAGCATCCAGTCAGCTGCAGCG ACAAGATTGGAATGCATCTTGGTTTTAAAATGGTGTCTTGA